The Vitis vinifera cultivar Pinot Noir 40024 chromosome 18, ASM3070453v1 region TATAATGTTAATATGAACTACACTATGGTTAGGTTTTCATTTCATCTACAAAGAATTTAATTATAAACTATACTATggttaaatttcatttaaaaagagTTTAACTGAGGTTAAGTTTCcattttatttacaaatcaTAATTAGAATGTTCATCTAGACTGAAATGTTGGACCCTAGGGCTGGCTAAAAACAAAGTTGGATTTGAGATATAACTAGCAACAACTTTCCATTTGATCTCATGCATcttcaaaaatggaaaaaaaaaaaaaaacaaaaaacaaaaaacacaattgCAAAAAActccaacaaaaataattttaaaaaatccaaacaaaaaacaaccataaaaaGTACTAACAAAAAGCAATACCAAAAAACTTTAACAAAAAACAACTACAAACcccaacaaaaaacaattacaaaaaaTCCTAACTTGAAATAACtgtaaaaccctaaaaatttgaagaacctctagcaaaaaataaaaaagaaagatgaatgTGAAGGATCTTGAAGATGAAAGAAATATGAGAGAGTTGTGACTAATCTTTGTTCACCGATCTTTGTTATGAGCTTGAATTTCATTAGAAAAGAGAGAGTCtaaacctaaaaaaataaaaaataaaataaagaattgggTATGAGCAATGAAAGAGAAACAAATTAGGAATGAGAGAGAAATGATATTTTGAGGAAATAAAGAAGGGTAAAAAGGTCTAAAAATAggtatttgttttaattttttggaaaaataagcaAGAGTGATCATTCTTCCaatttcaaaagtattttaggTCTTATAACCAAATATCAgtaaaaatcaataaatgaatataaagaagggttatttgattaaaagggatggGATAATCCCAAATTTGTAAATCCAATGTTGCACATTTTTCAACCTACAAAATGActtatttttgacaaaaataccaTCACTTCTTCTTGTAAatgtaactttttcttttaaaaataatcaaaagttGGAggacatttatattaaaaatgagttattttttaaattcaattatgaGAGgtgttaaatttataaattagaaattattttattccttttaatcaaataattttatgaaaaaatgatcAAACTATCACTTCCCTTCGCATACTAAGGGCAATCTCTCTATTTACATTGTGAAGTGGGTACCTGAATAGGCTACGTAGGAGAATTGTCATGATATGCATCAACAATAATTGGACATTTACCCTCACAAGTATGTATCAAAGACTACAACGTAGAGGTCAAGTACACGCACTTAGTTACTTCAAAACCTCGAGTAAGTTAAAacacttctttctttttcttttcttttcttttctcttcttttttcatattttcatttcttattattcaACACTTCTCTATATGCCATTGTATGAACAATTTCCAAATCTTGGCATAGGCGGTGAAAATGCAATGCTGTAGAAGTTACTTGGAATGACATGTAGGTATCTCTAGCAATTAATTGATATGACTTCTTGAAaagttaaatttgattttaaaagtttctaaaagttttgaattttatttaccctttaaaagtcaaagaaattaaatattttattttgagttgttgcttttatttctatatttgaGTAATCAAGCCCCGGAAGGCttctatattttgttattaggaatttctatttaattaataagATATCATATATTAGAAAAAGAGAGTGGTGTAAGACAATAAATTTTTAGTTCTCCCcaatttttatcttcttttacATAACTGTTTGTGTTCCTCTTGACTGTAATGCAGAAAGGAAACCATTACGCACAAGGAGAGTGAGACGCATAAGGAAATTGTATATTATGGCAAGATGGAAGATTgacttaataaaatttgattcaagGTGGAGACTAGTGGAGACTATTAAGAAGTGTCTCAAATTTGCAATTAAAATACATTTCTTTTGTAGaaggaatattatatagaatatttttttaaagtttataagTGATTATAATTAGATTTCTCATAGGATAAGGAAAACTAGAAAGAATACCTCCATAAATATTCTAGTGATCATATGGAAAGAAAGTTATGAGAGAGATATGAGCTTGCGAAGACTATATATGGTGGATAGAAATGCAAAGAAGAGTGAGTGATACTCGATGGAGTAAGAGGACATAGGGTTTACATTATAATTGTGAGGAAGAATAAGAGACATCAAGTGAAGTAAAAGGGTTTAAGGTTCAAACCAAAGATACAAAGAGTAAGAGACATCTAGTGAAGTAAAAAGGTTTAAGATTCAAACTAGAGATACAAAGAGTTAGAACATATACGGTGTTATGGAAACCACTAAATTAATTTACCATTTTTGttatttgtaatattatttattgtataGTAAAATATTCCCTCTCATCCGTAAAGGTAGATATAGTTGGTTGAACTGTAGAAAAATTTTATGTATCTTTGTAtgtgatttgttttattttttatatttttgcatTAATATGTGTAGATTAAAGCTTTGCTTGACATAGTTTTTCATTCACACAATAAGTGGCATAAGAGATTTCACATACACAACATGATAGTAAAACATATCTAATCACATCCCCAAAGACTGATACCGTAACTACGACAAGATAGTTAGCCATACCTCCATAAACAACCTAACCAAAGAAATCAGGTTAGACCATCTAACCTTTTCTGAGAAGGACAAGTGTTTCCATGAATCAGATAGGCTCGATAGGTGATGCTGACCTCGTTAAAAGCCATCTCTTCTTCACGTGCCTCCCACCGGCTTCTCTACCAAACAACCAATGAAACCTGCTACACACGTCCTAGAAACCGAGGGCCACTCAAAATTTTTGGTGGCATCAGTCACATGAAAGTGTTCTCACGTGGTCTCCACTTGCACCAACAAGAAAATCAGATCATTCTAGATCTTCTCCTAAGCCATTTTTCATGATATCGTTGGATGGAAATGGGCTTTCTTGAAATTCCTAAACTCAAAACCAATCTTCCAAATGCTATAAATATGGCTTCAACTACGTCCCAAAACCATAAGTTGACTTGGTTTCTCATCTATTTTGTAGCGTTTCTTTTATACCCATCTCCTTTTGTACAATGAAGTGGTCTCCTCAACATGCCATGAAAGCTTACCTGCATACACTTCAACTGGTAAATTCTCAAatccccttttttttcttctttaaataTTCCTCTTTCTTTAAAAGCcccttatatatataacaaCTCAATTAATTTCCTTGTATAACAAATATTGCAAACAAAAAAagtgatatatatattatgtaaattttaatATGCTTTGTATTATGTTTTTTGGATTCTAAAAGAAAtgcaaaaaggggaaaaaaaaaatttatggagaACAACTCCAAAAGAAATccatttataacatttttctttcccatcttctttttatagaaaattCAGATATTTCTTATTATGATTTCTTTGGCAGTCTAAGATCCAATATGGTCAAGATTGCACTCTTGGCACAACAAAACTTATTCAACCTCAATGCATGGAGTTCTTATCAGCTTTGGCAGCAGGAAATCAAGCTAAAGTAATGGTACAAGTTCTCTCAAATGAAGGAGTGAACCCATTAACAATTGCACTAGCTGTGGCTACAAAGTATTGCGAAGGTCGGttcatttgttttcttgatCAACAAGAAGACATAGAAAACTGCAAAGCTCAGCTTTCTTGCTATGATCTAGAAGATGTGGTTGAGTTTATGCATGGAAATCCTTGTGAGGTTATCATaaagttaaagaaaattgattttgctGTTATTGACTGTAAATTTAAAGATCACTTGAGATTGTTTCAAATTATTGATGTGAATCCAAGAGGGTCTGTTGTAGTGGTGACTAATCTTGTGAGGAAAGGAAATGGAGCTGGTTTTGGTGAAGTTGTTAGAGAGAAGAGAGGAGTTGAATGTGTGACTCTATCAATAGGAGAAGGAATGGAACTGACAAGGATTGGAGTGACTTGTAACCATGAGAATAAGAGATTTCATGTAACttctgaaaattgaaattaactTTTATAGATCTTTGCATTCATTACTTGTTAGATAATTAAGGAAGTATTTGAGTTATATTAAGGTTCCCCATCATAAAAGCTCAAACAAATGATAttctttcatatgaaaattatttatggCTTGAtacaaagatgaagaacaaTGGGGAAGAGAATAAAGAATTGCACAACACTACAGAAAATGGTATACAATAGTAGGTGATGGGAGAACTGATAATCAAGTGATATCAACTAAACCCACTTCCTGTTGACAGTATGTATGCCTCTAATTATTAGATTAAGATTGAttcaaaatgacttttttttagAGTAGGCTAGATTTATATATGAGGGTAAGATGTGCTAATAAGAGTGGAGGGTTAGATAAAATGAGAGACAAGAGAGGTTGAGAATAATGGCAATTGCCATTTTAGAATCTCAGGTGGATAGTTCATAAAAGGGATTTTTCAGCAAAGTGAATTGGTGAAAAATTGCTCTTgcttttccttcaaaatcttTCCACACATTCTATGTACACATGTCCTCTAAACTAAGAGCCACCAAAAATTGATCTTGCTTTTTAGCGC contains the following coding sequences:
- the LOC104882654 gene encoding uncharacterized protein LOC104882654, translated to MKWSPQHAMKAYLHTLQLSKIQYGQDCTLGTTKLIQPQCMEFLSALAAGNQAKVMVQVLSNEGVNPLTIALAVATKYCEGRFICFLDQQEDIENCKAQLSCYDLEDVVEFMHGNPCEVIIKLKKIDFAVIDCKFKDHLRLFQIIDVNPRGSVVVVTNLVRKGNGAGFGEVVREKRGVECVTLSIGEGMELTRIGVTCNHENKRFHVTSEN